CCCAAATTATCCATAATGCCAACCTTTCAAATGGCAAGAACTTCCAATTATAACTTCACTCGATCGCTTCTTTACCCTTGCTattaccaactcctataaaaagagttaaacaactaaaacgtaagctacacttagtgaatgcatacacatacaatcataatcatgtcatttccactttgtgcatcaagcaccatataagcctagcaagctagccttttcatataaatcaaacaacatacattcaatTTTCAACATGAccatggacaatttggctagtaggaatttacccacctactagctcttgcATACAATATGACTAGttggaatttacccacctacgaGTTCtcaaaaaattcaacaaatgggtcataggaattacCTATGACTtctaataacaagaacatgattatatgcatatacactcacctcaaacttggctaCTTGACACAATAAGGctacaagttcaacaatttattcttcaacacctatacaagaataatcacatatcatctatgagttccatgactcaactaCTTACAAACATCTACTTGCATTCAACAATtctaagattatggtgtttggctactaaacacttttccaacaaactccaaattctcaaaataaagctttatttcataatcactagccaaacaccatgagattcttaccaaGGGGGGTTTTCACTAACAACAATTCTTTCAATCAATTATCCATTTATCATTCAAATTTAGTTAGGGTTTTACTTAAACATCTCCAATAGCAAAAACCCCGAATTCTAAggctaagaaccctaaattttaataacagttaaaactagggttatgaaaatcaatacctcaagaatgagagacaaagaattagggttttcaaattgaAAATCTTCCCCCTTTTCTTCCTTaaaaatttcggccaccaccacttcAAAGAAAGCCCCAAATTTAAATTTCTAATTCAATTGgagatgattattgttattgtttcaAGATTACAATTCTTtactttgaattttgaagcttCAATTACATGCATTTTGAAGGATTTGAGATGAGATAATGAGAAGTGGTTGAATTAGAGTGAGTGGAAGAACATAAGTCAAAAACTAAGTGGCTGACTCTTCTCCCTGCTAGCCACGTCTCATCTCCAtttttgtgggtaaaatacctGCTAGCtactaaagtttcaactaaattaatcccttaactcaaaacaaaacactaaaaaattaattaaatgtcaaaactacaaaaagggttaattttctattaccttaaaatactgGGATGTtacatttattattgttataggTTAGACTGGTATAAGATTTACAATAACATTATTATTGGCAAcaatttaactattttttagGTGCTATACTATGTCACTGTTTGTATAGATTTATATTAACATAATTTGACAACGATATAAGTATGTTTTTtagttacatatattaatttattgttatgtttatgttgttGTAAGATTTATTACATTAACATCATAGATTCAGAATCAATATAAGGGTCGaattttacatttaatatattgataGTCGGGGTgaagtataatatatacatatttacatgttcattaattttttcatcaaaatttcTTCAACAAcgcataagaaaaaaaagtaaattgatGACCTTGGTCCTATATATCATCTTGATATCCAAAGTGAATACCATATAAAACTCATATCTAGTGAAACATCAATTTCGCACATAAAACACAAGATATATTTCTACGCCTAGTGTTAAGTATTTACACATTTTCATGataattaattttttcatttaaaatatttataactaacATATGGATCAACATTTCTTTAGCGTTTGGTCTTTTAAAAAgatgaattatttttttattgttaaaacaTGATGTTATATTATTTTCCTTAAGAATACTTTTTGAGTTAACAACCATATTGCTAGCAGCATGCTGCTATCATtgattttctcaaaaaaaaaatttacattcaCACACATGCTAGAATTGATTGTGAGAGGAGAAAATTATAAACATGATGCTTCTAGAAGAATACGAGTATTTGTTTTTCCCATATTTTATATCACTAAAACATGAAGATTTATTACTTTTATCACTTTGATTTGAATATTTGTTGTAGTTCTACAACCTTAATACTATAACTTGCCAACGATGactagtccaactggtcagaAACATCCTAGGTTTACTTAAGGTCTTAAGTTTGATCGTCAGGGATGTCAAGTTTTGGAGTTTTTTTccccgaatacttgtaacgactcatggtcaacatctcgttgtctagggtacgtgcaagacttcaccattatacggtgaggtttttcTTATGTCACATACTGACTGAATGTTCAAAAAGGAAAAACTATAACTTATGTTTTTTCATAGCTAATACACTAATAATCTCATTTGAAAAATTGGTTCTGAAATCCTTGTTGGAGTTGTACATTATTAGAATtgaatcaaattatatatatatattaaaaacaaatcttAGGTTTTCGTGCAAACTACATaactaaatgttttttttttttgtttttgtcccCACCTATATCTTTTTCctacttttttggtttttgaatgTTTGTCCCTACCCATctctctttttaaatttttggggtttgtcaattttttttttttaagttttaagtttttttttttaaaataagggTAATGGAGGAAATCATAGCCTCAGTACCACAATTGAATATCTATTAATTCACCacgtatgagtcatatgatgccggtacaatATATCCATCCTAATCCTTGCATAATCaacgtgtaaagaataatatactttttattctttttatattcaccacataagtttcaatcttacacttttaacactaaaatattatacattttagtaaataatagtatactttttattctttttattttcactacataagtttcaatctttacagttttaacactaaactataatacattttagtaaataatagtatactttttattttcactacataagtttcaatctttacacttttaacactaaactataatactttttagtcaAGAATAGTACATTGTCTATTCTTTTTATCTTCAccacaaaagtttcaatctttacacttttaactttttattcttttgatttcaccaataagtttcaatctttataaTTTTAGCATTAAACGATAATACATTTTagtaagtatattttttattctttttatcttcaacaaaagtttcaatctttacacttttagctttttattcttttgattttcaccacataaatttcaatatttacacttttagcactcaactataatatttttagtaaataatagtttcctttttattatatatattttcattataaaagtttcaaactttacacttttagcactaaactataatgctttttagtaaactttttattctttctattttcaccacaatattttaactatttacactttaacactaaactttcatactttttgattttcttttattttaaagttcgGAAAACGTGTaaagattaatatttttattttcaccacaatagtttcactctttacacttttagcactaaactttaataacttttagtaaactttttaatctttttattttcatcgtaatattttaactttttatacttttagcactaaaccttcatactttttgataatcttttattttaatcacaacattttagcctcttacactttagcaacaaactatttaacatatatattaaaaagaaatgtacaggaaaacgtgtaaagaataataaactttttattcattttattttcaccacaatatttgaactatttacacttttaacactaaaattttgtactttttgattttcttttattgtaaccacaacattttagtctcttatacttttagcactaaacttttatgcgaactACTTTCTTTGACACAAAAATTTTactgtttattttttaactgtCGCGTGCAAAGaataataccttttttattctttttattttgacaaaaacattttaatcccttacacttttagcactaaacttttatactttttttattttgttttatattcaCCAGAACATTTTAGCCTCTTACGCTTTTAGCACTCAAGTTTTATGCGAATTACTtttactttcacacaaaacttttactgtTTTTTTAACTGTAAAGTGCAAAGAAGGGTaacctttttattcttttttttttcaccacaacattttaaccccttacacttttagcactgaatttttgtactttttgattttcttttaattttaccacaacatttaagcctcttacacttttaaactaaacttttatgcgaactACTTTTACTCGCACAAAACTTTTACTGATCATTTTCTAACTGACAAatgtccatttttttttatttttaattatttgaataatacatgttttctttaAAAAGTTTGTGGTTTTTAACCTCGGTCCATGAATGCATACCTATTTGTAACGCATTATCTTTTGAATAATTCTTTTCTATTACTAGTAAATcattaataaatgtaatatgtcACAGGAcaacgcccgggtgacatatctcgaAACTACAATTAAAATATAAGGAGGTATATGTATGAAAAGTAAAGATAAAGGGCATTACCCTGAAACATATTTCCAAGCTTCATTTCAACCTTTTTCTCAAGCAAAAACGAAGCACCCCATTTTCTGCCGCCGATATCTATCTCCGACGAcggtattatatatatctatatatattatttatatagatagatttcTACTAGCTTCTcctattgttattattatgaatatatacatatatttgtgtTTAAATACCTTAAAATGGTATAATTATCACTGAAACATGATTAAAGTAATTTTATCGATTTGAAGTAATTTTTTTTGACAATGTTAATTGCAATTATGTCGATGTGTATTTAATGAGTTTATATAAATCATTTCGTGATGTGTAAATTTGCatataaggtgtttgatgaaatgtctgaatgAGTTTTTGTGGGTTTGCCTTTTTGTAGGTTTTTGATATCTTTTCAATTACTACTATTTTTCTATATCAAGTTTTGAGTTCGCTTCGTGTTGGACTAATCGGGTATTAGTTTTATCATAATCGTAATAAGATCAGTTGTGCACAataatattcttttacattCGGATATCTTTATAAATTGTTGCATGATATATGTCAATACATGTACTAGGTTGCACTCTACTGAAGCATTATATAATCACTTACTGGTAGTCTAGACCGagcattttgaaaatattttgttgGAAATAAGATGTAGGGGGACTCTATTAGTTTTCTTGAGATTTAGGGGGTGAGGGGGAATATGAGGGTTTACGAAGTTTGATACTGTGACTGCTCTTTACTTTGAGATGTGTGGACTTGTGATAATGTGATCATAATTCGTAAGCTATGTATGTAAACGATCTAGTTTCAGATTAGCTCGGCCTTCTGTCTGAAAGATTTGATTTACAAGTCTATTTTATGGAATTTCACCATCGTCAACTGCTTTATGTCTTTATGTTTAGATACTCTTTTCGTCATGTACATGCATTGCTCTGCTTGTTGTATTGGCGTTTTGATTAGCTTCTCATGagtttatttgtttactttccTCGGTTTTCCCGTCAATCAATAATAATATCTATTTTTCCAACTGTAGCTCAACTAAAATTATCTTGCTTGAAACTCCTGGTGAAAGACTGCCATTTAGCATAAGTCATGGTGGGCTGGCACCGTCATGTAAAATCTATACTTCGACAGGTTGGAAAGAGAGTGGAAAACAGTTGTCAGGCTCATGCTAACTTTTCCAGTTCTCCATTGAAGTTCTCCCCACTTCAAGGTGAAACATTGTCTGATATCTAGTAGATGGCGGTTGCTTGGATTGGATgttgcaaaatgggtgggtagACTGATGGGTGCAAATGAATATGGTccaaaatagaaaaaatttcTACAAGCCATCTCGGGTTTGGTGGACTTACCCAGACTCACTTTTGTTCGtatcttataaataaataacaaattatttgtatactattacaaaatttatagttttttcagtaattttttaaaaggattGGTTTATTTGAGGTTTTTTGCATTAAAAGTACATTTATGGGCAGTCTCTGTCCATCTAACTCATTTTCTTTCAAGCTAATTTATACGTTCTTTTGTATCTTCCTGCTAGAAATTTAGAGATACAACCTAACCTGAATTGCACTAAGTTACAAGAAAATGTGCTGGAATGCCACCTCTAGATACGTTATGGAATCCATCTTGTGCtgaagttaatttttttatagtaGTTGTACGAGATACTCTAGTATATGGGAATTAGCACACatatattcttattttcttctGGACATAGCCATTGTGTAATCAGTTTTCTAGTGCCATAAATCTTAATACCATACTTGCACAATATAACTATAGTTATAATTTTCAGGTTTGCCACCTCATTTACACGGGCTTTCGGTTCCATATACAAATGTGTCAAGACCATTATATCACTATTTCCAGCAATTGGTAATGCTATGGATCTGATGTACACAATTCAACCtgttaactttttcttttatatcaaatatttacAGTTCAAACCtgccaacttttttttaatcaaacagTGCAGTTTTTTAGATTATCATGCAGGATAAGATTAGGCATGTGATCTTGCTAGATAGCTAATGCTTTCTGTCCCGATGTTTTCCTATCTATTATGGCAGGGATTTACTAGTACTAGAAGCTTGCTTTCATCTGAAGCAGTCCCAGGTCCATCTCCTTTGACACCACAACTTGCTATAGGCAGCGGTCAAGCTGAAGCTGAAAAGGCTGTCTCTAAACCGTCAAAAGTCCAGGCGATtcttaaaaacataaaacaggTACGAGGTGCCACTTGACTTCATCTTCAGTATATGAAATGAGAGAGTACTTGCATTGTTTCTAGCTGTTTATATGTGAATGATTTTGAACTTCTGGTGAAATTTATCTTTGAGCTAATTTCTAAGATTGTTTGTATTATTCTCTTAATAAATtggtaaatatattttgatcaagctacatttattttatatcatgACTCTTTTTTATGCTTTTTTATACAACTGATGATTTCAGAGTCCGAAGAAGGTGAACTTGGTTGCTACATTGGTACGTGGCATGCGTGTTGAGGATGCATTACTGCAGTTGCAGCTGACAGTAAAGCGTGCATCAAAAACTGTCTACCAGGTGACAACTCTTGCTGTGTTGTTGACGTGTGGATATAGATAAGCTCATTAACCTTTTGGCATTTTGTAAAAGAATGAAAAGCAAGATTCAGGATCACAAGAgaaattagaggtggcaaaaagGGCGGGTTGGGTAATAGGTCAAATTTGTTAAATGGGGTTGGGGTGAGAAAGGGTTATTTCTATGTGTGGCTAAAACTGGTTTAAATTAAGTGCAACATGAGTTGACCTGTTTCCTTATAGtctgttgaaagttgaaattgtCACATATAGTACAGATTATGTTATTCTTTACATGACATTCCTTGGTTTCGTGGTTTTTTCAAGCATCAAGTGTTATCTTTCATAGTGTCATTTTCCACTGCAGGTTATCCATTCAGCACGGGCAAATGCCACACACAATTATGGATTCGAGGCAGATCGTCTAATTGTTGGtaatttggattaaacaaaaaCTTCTATCTTAAGTCAAATCACACTTGTGAACCCCAAATTATTGACACAACCAAAAAGTCTTGCATGTCTGATGCTCACATCGCAAAACTTAAAATCCAAAGTCCATAGTAATAAGAATACAAGTTTCGTAATTTGACACATCAGCATTGGCTACATTTAGCATACTAGCATATCACGTTTTTTGGGGTGCAATCGGATTTTTCATTAACCATGAAACATATTATTACACTGCAAATACATATTTCAGTTTTAACCCAATTACTTCTAAATTGGTTGTTTTGAGTTGGTAAcgtaacacacaaaaaaaaaagaagctgaatcgaaaaaaaaataaatggctTGAATGTCTAATGTCTCGATGGTCGTCCAAACTATCAATGAAATACAACCTTCTAAGTCTCTTGATTTTAACAAATGTTACTGTCTTTAACTATGGTAGTAATTTAGCTTTTGCAAAAGGGTTTTATCACACTaaagttataattttcaaaaaagagagaggaaaaaaaaaaaagtgtttgtgcCAAAAGGGTCTCTGCCAAatattaacttcttttgatcCGTTGCTTGCCCAATTTATTATCTCTAATTGTGAGGAACCCATATAAAAGGATCAGTTCGTATAATAAAGAAGCGAAATGACTGTGCTGCATTATGTCACTTTTAGCTGGTATCAGATTCtaagaacttttttttaatagcagTTAGAACAATTTTGTAACCTTATATGATCATATTTTGTTACAGCGGAAGCATTCGTTGGTAAGGGATTTTTCAAGAAAAGGGTATCATATCATGCAAAAGGAAGAAGCGGAGTGAGAGTGAAACCCGAATGTAGACTGACAGTTGTTCTTAGAGAAATAACCCCAGAAGAGGAAGCAGAAATAGCCAGACTAAAAGTCCACAACTTCAAGAAACTCACAAAGCGAGAAAGACGGCTTGTACCTCATCAGCTTATCGAGACAACCCCAGTTTGGAACCGTAAAGGTAAAGCCAGAAATCATGAAGATCAAGCAGGTGCTATGGCTGCATAAGATTCATCTTATGAAGAATAACATGTTAGGACCTTGAAACGATAGTTCCTGTTTTAATGTTCGAAATCTTGTGATTTTGTGGCAATGGTGGTAAGGTGGTGACATTGTAAAACAAAATGTTAGATGTGGTCTAGTTTGAGTACTTCAGAAGTTATGGTGTTTATTTCAATGATAAGTAAACTTCAGTCGCTGGATATTAAATAATGAGGAATTttgaaattaatttattaaaaactgaAAGTTGTGAATCTGTTTCGTTctaaatatttgtatgtgtttttTGCATTGCCAGTGGTCTTTGTCAGATTGGATGCAACTTTTTAAATGGTTGAATATAACCATCACCAGGTAGGGAGTCTAGTTTAACAAAGTCTCGTGTTCAGATGTTGGCAGATTTGCTGGTGGTGACAAGGAAATGGTTGGAATATGCCAATGGCAAAAAAATCTGGttaggcctctacatctgagtCAAAAAATGACTACCCATCCTCGGGTTAATCCGAACACAAACACCTTCTCCCTTTTATTAGATGGTGGGATATGTGGTGGCTCTGTCTTTGAACTATATATGGGGTAGTAAGTAGTAACTGCTAATGATAAGCTCAAGTGGAATTTGAGTTATGACTCGATCACAAATGTACTAAATTTGAACATCTTTTGTAAGGCTTTTACACTATATCCGTAAAGTTGAGATGTCAAACAGTCAAAGTTATGATTTGGTGCCATATCAAAAATAATTACATCAGTATGTCCTTACTGAGTGTAGTTTTAACGTAAAATCTGTTTctaacttattaacaaatactaCTTTTTCAATTAGTGGATAACAACAAAGTTCTCATATATTCAGATTATGATTCTGTCATCTTTGCTAAAATGGCTAAACAGAGGAGATTTTTGTCCGGTTACTCAAGGAGAACGAGTTCTGAATCTATCGTCTTTGTAGATAGGGTGTATATCACAGAGCACAACTTCATTCTATTCATTGATCACATAGTAACATGTCATCCAAATGACTTTTACATAAGCATAGAGAAAAGCAAGCACTGAATACCCCACCCCCACCCAACCCAACCAACCAACCCACCCACCCCACCACCCTAGTCTAGCCCACAAGGAAAATAAAGAACAAAGACATAAATGGATTTCCATGATAAAAGATTGAGGAAATAATCATTATCAACAAGCATTCACAAATGGATATCCATAAAGCTAGCTAGGACATAAGGTGCATAGATATAAGTTGTACATTTAGGAATCTATGATGTTTATTTTACACTGATGTTAGTATCTTAATATCTGTGATTATAAGTTTAATCACAATATAAGACATCCTCgtcttttctttagtttttttgCCTTTACAGGTTGAAGGACTGCCTTGATAGCCACATCAAAGACTGTTTTCACATTCTGCATTTAGTTGACATAAATGGAAATGAGGACCAAATTCACAACCCATTAATCAATGACTCGTACGTAATAAAATCCCAATGCATATCGAGAAAGAAAGAACCTGTTGTGTTTTAGAGCTGCATTCAACATAACCCACTGCTCCTATTTGTTTCTTTAGTTCTTCACCCTGGAATTAgaacaaatttatttaaatcTTTAGGAGCTTTCTCAAGTATTTCAGGTGTAAAAGCTAAGTACATCCTCAATAGTTATTGCTTTAAAAGATGGTACCTGTGAAGTTGATATAGTACAAGCACACGGATAGTCCATTAAAAACTTCTTGTCTTCTCTTAAATCTGCGATAACAGAATGACTAAGTTTATTCAAGATTTGTAAGTTATTATTGCGTTGATCGATAAATTGTATGAAAACCAGTAAACTTGTGAATAATCATGAAGAGAAAGTAGCACCAACCTAATTTAGTGCCCACAAGGACGATAGGCACTAATGGGGCATAATGTCGTAGCTCTGGGACCCACTGATCGATTTCAACGAGTgcccaaaagaaaaaagaacacATATGAAA
The sequence above is drawn from the Erigeron canadensis isolate Cc75 chromosome 4, C_canadensis_v1, whole genome shotgun sequence genome and encodes:
- the LOC122595987 gene encoding 50S ribosomal protein L22, chloroplastic-like: MVGWHRHVKSILRQVGKRVENSCQAHANFSSSPLKFSPLQGLPPHLHGLSVPYTNVSRPLYHYFQQLGFTSTRSLLSSEAVPGPSPLTPQLAIGSGQAEAEKAVSKPSKVQAILKNIKQSPKKVNLVATLVRGMRVEDALLQLQLTVKRASKTVYQVIHSARANATHNYGFEADRLIVAEAFVGKGFFKKRVSYHAKGRSGVRVKPECRLTVVLREITPEEEAEIARLKVHNFKKLTKRERRLVPHQLIETTPVWNRKGKARNHEDQAGAMAA